One Misgurnus anguillicaudatus chromosome 19, ASM2758022v2, whole genome shotgun sequence genomic region harbors:
- the LOC141350974 gene encoding uncharacterized protein: protein MEESVHDDPDVEKQDAAIPPNAAMALTEDDVIGQPASVVYHDVLKQLLDYLVLPIERCYFKESTTGTQCNAVEPFEVSLKSRGTRVIFEWGHIVWKWSSWTSNLECWSGTLCCVSISYCREITSRKQRSKTWRMYVLKINKDYSYIQDPQGLILRSRLLAPQGMAESHPYRPDDPHRLGLLSGGTAPSIQELMQDQVSRGLGQSSK, encoded by the exons ATGGAGGAGTCTGTGCATGATGACCCGGATGTTGAAAAGCAAGATGCAGCTATTCCTCCAAATGCAGCTATGGCCCTTACTGAGGATGATGTCATAGGACAACCTGCTTCAGTTGTTTACCATGATGTCTTGAAACAGCTTCTGGACTACCTTGTACTGCCCATTGAAAGATGCTACTTTAAAGAATCTACAACAGgcacacaatgcaatgctgttGAACCCTTTGAAGTCTCTTTAAAATCCAGAGGCACCCGAGTAATTTTTGAATGG GGTCACATTGTGTGGAAGTGGAGTTCATGGACTTCAAATTTGGAATGCTGGTCGGGGACTTTATGTTGTGTGTCAATATCCTACTGTCGGGAAATAACTTCAAGAAAACAGCGCTCAAAGACTTGGAGAATGTACGTGCTAAAGATCAATAAGGACTACAGCTACATCCAAGATCCACAGGGTCTCATTTTGCGTTCAAGACTGTTGGCACCTCAAGGGATGGCAGAGAGCCATCCTTACAGACCCGACGATCCACATAGGCTTGGGCTTCTCTCGGGTGGCACAGCACCATCAATACAGGAGCTTATGCAAGATCAAGTGAGTAGAGGGCTAG gccAATCATCCAAGTAG